A genomic window from Helicobacter suis HS1 includes:
- a CDS encoding relaxase/mobilization nuclease domain-containing protein has translation MDSKIKDTPLDYKPNLDWIDEIVRPKRARPNTDTYNAKLLIRLNNFAQSGAPSKFACDETKTPVVIKNIGQMKHAHLRNALGYALKNTDSKLAYTQWFDQNKLEDILEEWKRDFDVLKDCNEAMHLVFSLKEKPDELVMHGLLHATFETLRTCMPDYKFALVPHSHQQHAHIHCFINKTNQITRKRLRFAKRTDCKEFFHDLREEFSYRINAYLKTPEHLYTNQPSLKVLDNLKERLRTIREEEKQAEKDFSSQQEHYNQQTKKLLDMGYQAIERQHKRHSEQKEALKAWQDYTDVLFEKQTRGFTLLQKKQAIYEQYQHLDKRYLDKKTLMCISELKSQIEMQRTTQERNFINPNFLDHIAQALNHQKPTLKNLKRHFYKLNTLEHIIPQLKEASSSAKDKQLAIIHSNQQTLLNIANERLAFLVQRFDALQQEKEDLDHIWNEWAQQLKQATTQKEQENLLLSQDLIKNNRSLARTSKSLSCIAREILSANRFLNNHAKDLPFILQDAKQLLQKLKTERGKASNPTMAKRQQWQTQSGSTLKSNVDLDQPYQAVATQQGLATTENSQETMLHTMMQMMQEQQKTIQTMAQDIAEFRQQQQRTQYQELQDQPQQLHEPSEVSVTKKGKGR, from the coding sequence TTGGATAGCAAGATCAAAGATACACCACTAGATTACAAGCCCAATTTAGACTGGATAGATGAGATTGTTAGACCCAAGAGAGCTAGACCCAATACAGACACTTATAATGCCAAACTTTTAATCCGTTTAAATAACTTTGCACAGAGTGGTGCGCCCTCTAAGTTTGCTTGCGATGAGACAAAGACTCCTGTGGTGATCAAAAACATTGGACAGATGAAGCACGCGCACTTAAGAAATGCTCTAGGATATGCGCTCAAAAACACAGACAGCAAACTAGCCTATACCCAGTGGTTTGATCAAAATAAATTAGAGGATATTTTAGAGGAGTGGAAACGGGACTTTGATGTGCTCAAAGACTGCAATGAGGCGATGCATCTAGTCTTTTCTCTTAAAGAAAAACCCGATGAGCTTGTGATGCATGGATTGCTCCACGCTACTTTTGAAACGCTTAGAACTTGTATGCCTGATTATAAGTTTGCCTTAGTGCCTCACTCTCACCAACAACACGCCCACATCCATTGCTTCATCAACAAGACTAACCAAATCACTAGAAAGAGATTACGCTTTGCTAAGCGCACAGATTGCAAAGAATTTTTCCACGATTTGAGAGAAGAATTTAGTTATCGTATCAATGCGTATTTAAAAACCCCTGAGCACTTATATACCAACCAGCCTAGCCTAAAAGTCCTAGATAATCTAAAAGAGCGCTTGCGCACCATCAGAGAGGAAGAAAAGCAAGCAGAAAAAGATTTTTCTAGCCAGCAAGAACACTACAACCAGCAGACTAAAAAACTACTAGACATGGGTTATCAAGCTATAGAGCGCCAACACAAAAGGCATTCAGAACAAAAAGAAGCTCTCAAGGCTTGGCAAGACTACACAGATGTGCTTTTTGAAAAACAAACCAGAGGCTTTACGCTTTTGCAAAAAAAGCAAGCTATCTATGAGCAATACCAACACCTAGACAAGCGCTATCTAGACAAAAAGACTTTGATGTGTATCTCTGAGCTCAAAAGTCAAATAGAAATGCAGCGCACCACCCAAGAGAGAAACTTCATCAACCCTAACTTCTTAGATCACATCGCTCAAGCTCTAAACCACCAAAAACCCACGCTTAAAAATCTCAAGCGCCACTTTTATAAACTCAACACTTTAGAGCACATCATCCCACAGCTCAAAGAAGCCAGCTCCAGTGCTAAAGACAAACAACTAGCCATTATCCATAGCAACCAACAAACACTGCTCAACATTGCTAATGAACGCCTAGCTTTCTTGGTGCAACGCTTCGATGCTCTCCAACAAGAGAAAGAAGACTTAGATCATATCTGGAATGAATGGGCACAACAGCTCAAACAAGCCACAACCCAAAAAGAACAAGAAAACCTGTTGCTTAGCCAAGACTTAATCAAAAACAACCGCTCTCTGGCACGCACAAGCAAAAGCCTATCTTGCATTGCTAGAGAAATACTCAGCGCCAATCGTTTTTTAAACAACCATGCTAAAGATTTACCATTCATCTTGCAAGATGCTAAGCAACTCTTGCAAAAACTCAAAACAGAACGGGGAAAAGCTTCCAACCCAACCATGGCTAAACGCCAACAATGGCAAACACAGAGTGGCAGCACGCTTAAATCTAATGTTGATCTAGACCAGCCATACCAAGCGGTTGCTACACAACAAGGATTAGCTACTACAGAGAACTCTCAAGAGACTATGTTGCATACGATGATGCAGATGATGCAAGAACAACAAAAAACAATCCAAACAATGGCTCAAGACATAGCAGAGTTCAGGCAACAGCAGCAACGCACCCAATATCAAGAGCTCCAAGACCAACCACAACAACTACATGAACCTAGTGAAGTCTCAGTTACAAAAAAGGGCAAAGGACGCTAA
- a CDS encoding vWA domain-containing protein, with the protein MKLITALTELTLLNDPDLELLFDLKYITKQLFCFEKQGFVQKQLEGIEEVEIELQKEIEKQEEQRGPIIICVDTSGSMNGAPEITAKAITLALASRAKREKRGCYLINFSTQTSAMDLSKAGGIARLNHFLTMSFGGGTDVLPALHEGLQMMQRENYKKADLLVISDGYFGELDNSIMQQMQQKRKDKNHFYLLDINGNSGAKHAFDKHWVYDSHNKNTRVLCQLQESL; encoded by the coding sequence ATGAAACTAATTACAGCCCTGACAGAATTGACTTTGCTTAACGATCCCGATCTGGAATTGCTCTTTGATCTAAAATACATCACCAAACAGCTTTTTTGCTTTGAAAAACAAGGGTTTGTACAAAAGCAGTTAGAGGGCATAGAGGAGGTAGAGATTGAGTTGCAAAAAGAGATAGAAAAACAAGAGGAACAAAGAGGGCCTATTATTATTTGTGTAGATACAAGTGGCTCAATGAATGGCGCGCCTGAGATCACAGCTAAGGCTATCACGCTTGCTTTAGCCTCACGGGCTAAAAGAGAGAAGCGGGGGTGTTATCTGATTAACTTTAGCACCCAAACTAGCGCGATGGATTTAAGTAAAGCCGGAGGGATAGCGCGCCTTAATCACTTTTTAACCATGAGTTTTGGGGGCGGTACAGATGTACTGCCGGCTTTACACGAGGGTTTGCAGATGATGCAAAGGGAAAATTACAAAAAAGCAGATTTGCTAGTTATTTCTGATGGCTATTTTGGAGAACTAGATAACAGTATCATGCAGCAGATGCAACAAAAACGTAAGGATAAAAACCATTTTTACCTGCTAGATATAAATGGCAACTCAGGGGCTAAGCACGCTTTTGATAAGCATTGGGTGTATGATAGCCATAATAAAAACACTAGAGTACTTTGCCAGTTACAAGAGAGTTTGTAG
- the cmoA gene encoding carboxy-S-adenosyl-L-methionine synthase CmoA — MKDTLFSSALPKRFEFDAEVASVFDDMLERSIPYYEETLKLASHFVAQDLNGVVYDLGCATGNFLATLASKVDPQTPLVGVDNAQAMLKKAQEKCVHFCISWRCEDILQTNLEEAGAIALLYTLQFIRPLQRQSLMSRVFENLKPGGVVVVAEKMMSLDRILDKQMIALYYLYKQAQGYSLNEISFKREALENVLVPYSLQENIALLEQAGFKTVEVLFKWVNFGLLIARKI, encoded by the coding sequence TTGAAAGATACTCTCTTTAGTAGCGCTCTACCTAAGCGTTTTGAATTTGATGCAGAGGTGGCCTCTGTCTTTGATGACATGTTAGAGCGCTCTATCCCCTACTATGAAGAAACCCTTAAACTAGCTAGCCACTTTGTAGCACAGGATTTAAACGGAGTTGTTTACGATCTGGGCTGTGCTACGGGTAATTTTTTAGCCACCCTTGCTTCCAAAGTAGATCCACAAACCCCCTTAGTGGGCGTAGACAACGCACAGGCCATGCTTAAAAAGGCTCAAGAAAAATGCGTGCATTTTTGCATTTCTTGGCGCTGTGAGGATATTTTGCAGACAAATTTAGAGGAGGCAGGAGCAATAGCACTACTCTACACTTTGCAATTTATTAGACCACTGCAGCGCCAGAGCCTAATGAGTCGTGTTTTTGAAAACCTCAAACCCGGGGGTGTAGTCGTCGTGGCCGAAAAGATGATGAGTTTAGATCGTATCTTAGATAAACAAATGATCGCCCTCTACTATCTTTATAAACAAGCTCAGGGTTATAGCCTTAATGAAATTAGTTTTAAGCGCGAAGCTTTGGAAAATGTACTTGTACCCTACAGTTTGCAAGAAAACATAGCCTTGCTTGAGCAAGCCGGCTTTAAAACTGTAGAGGTGCTATTTAAATGGGTTAATTTTGGACTCTTAATTGCGCGCAAAATCTAA
- a CDS encoding thiazole synthase produces the protein MHDPLIIGSQTFSSRLIVGSGKYKDFATTKEATLASGAEMLTVAVRRVNITDSSSENLLDTFKDTNISFLPNSAGCHSAKEALALFRLVKEATGITFIKLEIIGDERTLYPDVIETLSACETLAKEGFCVLAYTNDDPIMAKKLEEAGASAIMPLASPIGSGLGIQNRYNIGFIKETVSVPVIVDAGVGCASDASIAMELGADGVLTNSAIALAQNPVLMAESMKFAVLAGRKSYLAGRIPKKAYASPSSPVFGLAKL, from the coding sequence ATGCACGATCCGCTCATCATCGGTTCTCAAACTTTTTCCTCTCGCCTTATCGTGGGCAGTGGCAAGTATAAAGACTTTGCCACCACTAAAGAGGCCACTCTAGCTAGCGGGGCAGAAATGCTAACCGTTGCGGTTAGACGGGTTAATATCACCGATTCAAGTAGCGAGAATCTACTAGACACCTTCAAAGACACCAATATTAGCTTTTTACCCAATTCAGCCGGCTGCCACAGCGCTAAAGAAGCGCTTGCCCTTTTTCGCCTTGTTAAAGAAGCTACAGGTATTACTTTTATTAAGCTTGAAATTATTGGTGATGAGAGAACACTCTATCCTGATGTGATAGAAACTTTAAGCGCCTGTGAAACTTTAGCCAAAGAGGGTTTTTGTGTGCTAGCTTATACCAATGATGATCCAATTATGGCTAAAAAACTAGAGGAGGCCGGTGCTAGTGCGATCATGCCTTTAGCCTCGCCTATTGGGAGTGGTCTTGGGATTCAAAACCGCTATAACATTGGCTTTATTAAAGAGACTGTGAGCGTACCTGTAATTGTTGATGCGGGGGTGGGCTGTGCTTCAGATGCGAGTATTGCTATGGAACTTGGAGCTGATGGAGTGTTAACTAACTCAGCCATTGCACTAGCCCAAAATCCGGTTTTAATGGCTGAGAGCATGAAATTTGCTGTACTGGCTGGCCGTAAAAGTTATTTAGCCGGTCGTATCCCTAAAAAAGCCTATGCTAGCCCTAGTTCTCCAGTTTTTGGTTTAGCTAAACTTTGA
- the sodB gene encoding superoxide dismutase [Fe], with protein MFVLRDLPYSKDSMGDFLSPVAFDFHHGKHHQGYVNNLNNLTKEGEFKDSDLFSIINKASGGVFNNAAQIYNHDFYWDCLSPKATEMTDELKSALEHDYGSLEAFKEAFIKSATTLFGSGWNWAVYNPTNGKVEIVQTSNAHTPVTDKKVPLLVVDVWEHAYYIDHKNARPVYLDKFYHHVNWAFVSQCLEWAKKEGMGSVDYYINQIVHKKA; from the coding sequence ATGTTTGTTTTAAGAGATTTGCCCTACAGCAAAGATAGCATGGGAGATTTTTTAAGCCCTGTGGCCTTTGATTTCCACCATGGCAAACACCATCAAGGTTATGTCAACAATCTTAACAACCTCACTAAAGAGGGGGAATTCAAAGATAGCGATCTCTTTAGCATCATTAATAAGGCTAGCGGAGGTGTTTTTAACAACGCAGCCCAAATCTATAACCACGATTTTTACTGGGATTGCTTAAGCCCTAAAGCTACAGAAATGACTGATGAACTTAAAAGTGCCTTAGAACACGATTATGGCTCTTTAGAAGCCTTTAAAGAAGCCTTTATTAAAAGCGCAACGACTCTTTTTGGCTCTGGTTGGAACTGGGCGGTTTATAACCCCACTAATGGCAAAGTTGAAATTGTGCAAACCAGCAACGCCCACACCCCCGTAACGGATAAAAAAGTCCCCCTTCTGGTAGTAGATGTATGGGAACATGCTTACTATATTGATCACAAAAACGCCCGCCCGGTCTATCTGGATAAATTCTACCACCATGTTAACTGGGCCTTTGTTTCTCAATGTTTGGAATGGGCTAAAAAAGAGGGAATGGGTTCTGTAGACTACTACATCAACCAAATTGTGCATAAGAAAGCCTAG
- the bioD gene encoding dethiobiotin synthase, giving the protein MYRSIFVSATNTGVGKTTLAKQMAKLYNEKGIKTLLAKPIESGVQQGGLGDGGLFLEENLHVDENLRMEDISFYRYVLPASPFVAARFEPHLPPIDFKQIEKKLKALQERCDLLIVEGVGGLLVPLDEKVKIIDLALALRSKILLISPSKLGMINDLLLNQYYLSTHKLDYQITINMPDARSYYQTSKPYIDYLNSTLKDPILIFQEQTSLLLDKLLES; this is encoded by the coding sequence ATGTACCGTTCTATTTTTGTGAGCGCAACTAATACGGGAGTGGGAAAGACAACCTTAGCTAAGCAAATGGCTAAACTTTATAATGAAAAGGGGATTAAAACACTCTTAGCAAAACCCATTGAAAGTGGCGTGCAACAAGGAGGCTTAGGAGATGGGGGTTTATTTTTAGAGGAAAATCTCCATGTAGATGAAAATCTCCGCATGGAAGATATTAGTTTTTACCGCTATGTTTTACCGGCTAGTCCTTTTGTGGCTGCGCGCTTTGAGCCACACCTCCCACCCATTGATTTTAAACAAATTGAGAAGAAGTTAAAAGCTTTGCAAGAGCGTTGTGATCTTTTAATTGTTGAGGGAGTGGGGGGGTTATTAGTGCCCTTAGATGAAAAGGTTAAAATTATCGATCTAGCTCTTGCCTTGCGTTCTAAGATTTTGCTCATTAGCCCAAGTAAACTAGGCATGATCAATGATTTATTGCTCAACCAATACTATCTTAGCACCCATAAGCTAGATTATCAAATCACTATCAACATGCCTGATGCCCGTTCTTATTACCAAACCAGTAAGCCCTACATTGACTACCTAAATTCCACTCTCAAAGACCCTATTTTAATTTTTCAAGAACAAACTTCTCTTTTGCTTGATAAGCTTTTAGAGTCTTGA
- a CDS encoding universal stress protein: MLRVLFGISDTQECRSGVDAAIRLFSRIKGVHFTLVHVSPEVLIYPESGIMNYSQTEVVANEQSSKLIEEFTQLFTQQQIACEAVLKMGNPVDVVLEMAPGFDLLVIGASESSMFYKLFGSHQNSFIDNSPIPVLVAK; this comes from the coding sequence ATGCTTAGAGTGCTTTTTGGAATCAGCGATACACAGGAGTGTAGAAGCGGTGTAGATGCGGCGATTAGATTATTCTCTAGAATCAAGGGCGTGCACTTTACGCTAGTGCATGTAAGTCCAGAGGTGTTAATTTATCCGGAGAGTGGAATCATGAATTATAGCCAAACAGAAGTCGTAGCCAATGAGCAATCTAGTAAACTCATTGAAGAATTTACACAACTCTTTACCCAACAACAAATTGCCTGCGAAGCGGTTTTAAAAATGGGTAATCCGGTAGATGTGGTGTTGGAGATGGCCCCCGGCTTTGATCTCTTAGTAATTGGAGCTAGCGAATCCTCTATGTTTTATAAACTTTTTGGATCGCATCAGAATAGTTTTATTGATAACTCGCCTATTCCTGTTTTGGTGGCTAAGTAA
- a CDS encoding AAA family ATPase, producing the protein MPPITTRLNRLLNAALALATKLSHRYITPEHVLFIMLNDKEIQGFLRHLDIDITEAKQLAQNYLVEHVSTYENALEGHGKIPTNDEQLAKLFQSLSRYAKEMPYKVLDVQDLLWLMVEKIPCYATDIIKSYGVDGPKILEQPPLAFSKEKTSALKKFARNLNALAADHAIDPVSHRDAEIQKVIEVLGRRKKNNPLLVGEPGVGKTAIAEGLALKIVERNVPKFLYDYRIYALDLSGMVAGTKYRGEFEKRLKKTLKELQKNPKNILFIDEIHTVLGSGASSAGSLDGANILKPMLADGSLSCIGATTFDEFRAVFEKDKAFCRRFSKIDILEPSKQDCYAILDDLSGYYEKHHKVHYTKEALKACVDLSVRYLHENFLPDKAIDLMDMAGSFKKIYAPGSNTPTISKNDIENVLSFKIDIPKSHISFEKKNHLKNLEEQIKKEVFAQEIAISKLVSAIKIHASGLIATKKPVASFLFVGPSGVGKTELAKVLAKHMHLHLERFDMSEYKEAHSISKLIGAPSGYVGFEQGGLLINAIRKHPRCVLLLDEIEKAHPNIYDLLLQITDNASLTDNSGKKGDFSHAILILTSNAGSDALGQMGFLEDHTHKYQKALKELLSPELRSRLDAILTFKPLSLENLESIVQKECKKLEALLTPRNVSLSLEKQAITHLANLCLKDPLGARVVEKLVHTHIKVPLSDAILFGELKDGGSARVILRNQNIQVVSTPLSRKIRKKTTPTS; encoded by the coding sequence ATGCCACCCATTACAACTAGACTTAATCGTCTCCTTAATGCTGCTTTGGCTTTGGCTACTAAATTATCCCACCGCTACATCACTCCCGAACATGTCCTTTTTATCATGCTCAATGATAAAGAGATACAAGGGTTTTTAAGGCATTTAGATATTGACATCACAGAAGCCAAGCAGTTAGCCCAAAATTACCTAGTTGAGCATGTCTCTACCTATGAAAATGCTTTAGAAGGCCATGGCAAGATTCCAACTAATGATGAACAACTTGCTAAGCTCTTTCAGAGTCTAAGCCGTTATGCTAAAGAAATGCCCTACAAGGTTTTAGATGTACAGGATTTACTCTGGCTCATGGTAGAAAAAATCCCATGCTATGCTACTGATATTATTAAATCCTACGGGGTAGATGGCCCTAAGATTTTAGAACAACCTCCCCTTGCCTTTTCTAAAGAAAAAACCTCTGCGCTTAAAAAATTTGCTAGAAATTTAAATGCTTTAGCCGCAGATCACGCCATTGATCCGGTATCCCATCGCGATGCTGAAATCCAAAAAGTAATTGAAGTTTTGGGTCGGCGTAAGAAAAATAACCCTTTGTTGGTGGGTGAACCGGGTGTGGGAAAAACCGCCATTGCTGAGGGGTTGGCTCTCAAGATTGTAGAGCGCAATGTGCCTAAATTTTTATACGATTATCGTATCTATGCGCTAGATTTAAGTGGCATGGTAGCGGGGACAAAATACCGCGGGGAATTTGAAAAACGACTCAAAAAAACCCTAAAAGAATTGCAAAAAAACCCCAAAAATATTCTTTTTATTGATGAAATCCACACAGTTTTAGGCTCTGGAGCTTCTAGTGCTGGATCATTAGACGGGGCTAATATTTTAAAGCCCATGCTAGCTGATGGGAGTTTAAGTTGTATCGGAGCCACTACCTTTGATGAGTTTAGAGCGGTGTTTGAAAAAGACAAAGCTTTTTGCCGCCGTTTTAGTAAGATTGATATTTTAGAGCCCTCTAAACAAGATTGTTACGCGATTTTAGACGATCTCTCTGGCTATTATGAAAAACACCATAAGGTACACTACACCAAAGAGGCGCTAAAGGCATGTGTGGATCTTTCTGTGCGCTATTTGCATGAAAATTTTCTTCCGGATAAGGCTATTGATCTAATGGACATGGCAGGTTCTTTTAAAAAGATTTATGCCCCGGGTAGTAATACCCCCACTATCTCTAAAAATGATATTGAAAATGTGCTTTCCTTTAAAATTGATATTCCAAAATCTCATATCAGTTTTGAGAAGAAAAACCATTTAAAAAACCTAGAGGAACAGATTAAAAAAGAGGTTTTTGCCCAAGAGATAGCCATTTCTAAACTAGTCAGCGCTATTAAAATCCATGCCTCCGGTCTTATTGCTACAAAAAAACCTGTGGCTAGTTTTTTATTTGTAGGGCCTAGTGGGGTGGGTAAAACAGAATTAGCCAAAGTCCTAGCCAAACATATGCATTTGCATTTAGAACGGTTTGATATGAGCGAATACAAAGAAGCCCATAGCATTTCTAAGCTTATCGGCGCACCTTCGGGTTATGTGGGCTTTGAGCAGGGCGGGCTTTTGATCAATGCGATTAGAAAACACCCCCGTTGTGTGCTTTTGCTTGATGAAATTGAAAAAGCCCACCCCAATATTTACGATTTACTCTTGCAGATTACAGATAATGCTAGCCTCACAGATAATAGCGGTAAAAAAGGAGATTTTAGCCACGCTATTTTGATTTTAACTTCCAACGCAGGCAGTGATGCATTAGGGCAAATGGGCTTTTTAGAAGATCACACCCACAAATACCAAAAAGCTCTTAAAGAATTACTCAGTCCAGAGTTGCGCTCCAGATTAGATGCTATTCTGACTTTTAAACCTCTTAGTTTAGAGAATTTAGAAAGCATTGTGCAAAAAGAATGCAAAAAATTAGAGGCGCTTTTAACCCCTAGAAATGTCAGTTTATCTTTAGAAAAACAGGCTATCACGCACTTGGCCAATTTATGTTTAAAAGACCCATTGGGCGCGCGGGTGGTGGAAAAATTAGTGCATACACATATCAAAGTCCCGCTTAGCGATGCGATTTTATTTGGTGAACTCAAAGATGGAGGGAGTGCTAGGGTTATCTTGCGTAACCAAAATATCCAAGTTGTATCCACCCCTCTTTCGCGCAAGATTCGCAAGAAAACCACCCCAACATCTTAA
- the panD gene encoding aspartate 1-decarboxylase, translating to MVEVLYSKIHRAVVTDANLNYQGSITIGKRLVELAKLAPWMKVDVLNVNNGMRFSTYVIVGEKDYEVCINGAASRLVQIEDLVIIIAYISIPFERLNTHKPHIVFLGANNIPKEDSC from the coding sequence ATGGTAGAAGTTTTGTATAGCAAGATCCACCGCGCTGTGGTTACAGATGCTAATCTCAATTATCAAGGATCAATCACCATTGGTAAGCGCTTAGTGGAGTTAGCTAAATTAGCCCCTTGGATGAAAGTAGATGTACTTAATGTCAATAATGGGATGCGCTTTAGTACCTATGTGATTGTGGGGGAAAAGGATTATGAAGTTTGTATCAATGGAGCGGCTAGCCGTTTGGTTCAGATAGAGGATTTAGTGATTATCATCGCCTATATTTCTATCCCTTTTGAACGCCTTAACACCCACAAGCCCCATATTGTGTTTCTCGGGGCTAACAATATCCCTAAGGAAGATTCATGTTAG
- a CDS encoding YbaB/EbfC family nucleoid-associated protein, whose protein sequence is MLDFSQFGGLLSSLQEQIKDMEEKNKNTEFSAKSGGGLVKIKLNGAGELLDIQIDDSLLEDKEALQIYLMSAINEAYKNMEEGRKNATLGMLGGLNPFAK, encoded by the coding sequence ATGTTAGATTTTAGCCAGTTTGGCGGACTTCTCTCTAGTTTACAAGAACAGATTAAAGACATGGAGGAGAAGAATAAAAATACAGAATTTAGCGCCAAAAGTGGGGGAGGGCTTGTAAAAATTAAACTTAATGGAGCGGGTGAATTATTAGATATTCAGATTGATGATAGTCTATTAGAGGATAAAGAAGCCTTGCAGATTTATCTAATGAGTGCGATTAATGAGGCGTATAAAAATATGGAAGAGGGGCGCAAAAACGCAACTCTTGGTATGCTAGGTGGTTTAAACCCCTTTGCTAAGTAA
- a CDS encoding DUF7488 domain-containing protein, whose product MLSKYFFLLLWASSLYAYNFSHCQEYYKLASRPGSISLFWEGKQVAFVHGSVPKGVKILKADPFVGFYLIKAPPTKFAYSLLDINEQAYKHPLASIGSHDARPGSILARQRGFLTYARFSAPMPANAVVSNICYQIYGIGVGNRENAFIESGYIKRFLSQNSPYYGDIGVRVKEQGGVMVESVDPFFTNNPFLEKDVIIKINNQSITSTGHFEWLVSNLPFKRVISVQIRRRGQLQTLTVRVDKRYGGFLLPDSFLERFVKINEHFVITALHKNRPQALRNLHLGDQILWINRKPIASSSANFTQKLRALRQAFSHAYMQGRIEMLILRKGFEFYVRL is encoded by the coding sequence TTGCTAAGTAAGTATTTTTTTTTACTCCTATGGGCTAGTTCTCTTTATGCCTATAATTTTTCTCATTGCCAAGAATACTATAAACTAGCTAGCCGTCCGGGTAGTATATCTTTATTCTGGGAGGGAAAACAAGTGGCCTTTGTACATGGCAGTGTACCCAAAGGGGTTAAAATTCTTAAAGCCGATCCTTTTGTTGGTTTTTATCTCATTAAAGCCCCCCCTACTAAATTTGCCTACAGCCTCTTAGATATTAATGAGCAAGCTTATAAACACCCACTGGCCAGTATAGGAAGCCATGACGCAAGACCCGGGAGTATCCTAGCGCGCCAACGGGGTTTTTTAACTTATGCTAGATTTTCTGCTCCCATGCCAGCTAATGCTGTGGTGAGTAATATCTGCTATCAAATTTATGGAATAGGGGTGGGGAATAGAGAAAACGCCTTTATAGAGAGTGGCTATATCAAACGCTTTTTATCCCAAAATAGCCCTTATTATGGAGATATTGGCGTGCGGGTAAAAGAGCAAGGAGGGGTTATGGTGGAGAGTGTGGATCCTTTTTTTACTAATAATCCTTTTTTAGAAAAAGATGTGATCATAAAAATTAACAACCAGTCTATCACTAGTACCGGCCATTTTGAATGGCTAGTGAGTAATCTCCCTTTTAAACGGGTAATTAGTGTCCAAATTCGCCGCAGGGGGCAATTACAAACCCTAACCGTACGGGTAGATAAGCGCTATGGGGGTTTTTTACTCCCCGATAGTTTTTTAGAGCGTTTTGTTAAAATCAACGAGCATTTTGTGATCACGGCTCTACACAAAAACAGACCACAAGCTCTTAGAAATTTACACCTTGGCGATCAAATCCTTTGGATTAACCGCAAGCCCATTGCCTCCTCTAGCGCTAATTTCACCCAAAAACTACGCGCTTTGCGCCAAGCTTTTAGCCATGCCTACATGCAAGGGCGGATTGAAATGTTGATTCTAAGAAAGGGTTTTGAATTCTATGTCCGCCTCTAA
- a CDS encoding polyprenyl synthetase family protein, with amino-acid sequence MSASKLRAYENLCQDFEVYLKHAKPKLKSFHPTFEQAFWEMLLNGGKRFRPKLLLAVLSSFMRSHLMIKNAFPIALALEVLHTYSLIHDDLPCMDNAPLRRYHPTLHVSYGVTVATLVGDGLNTYAFELLSSARLPNALKVSLISTLAHCGGVFGMVLGQAIDCYFEHKPLLREQLEILHTLKTAKLIAASLKMGALIAKKYARTPTNLPTTLFNFGLKLGLFFQVRDDIIDRTKSPEESGKSTQLDTFKNNYVNLLGLKGAQDYLKTLQTELKATLNTLPPLLALHLQTLLESLA; translated from the coding sequence ATGTCCGCCTCTAAATTACGCGCTTATGAAAACCTTTGCCAAGACTTTGAGGTGTATTTAAAACATGCAAAACCTAAACTAAAGAGTTTCCACCCCACTTTTGAACAAGCCTTTTGGGAAATGCTTTTAAATGGGGGGAAGCGTTTTAGACCAAAATTACTTTTAGCGGTGCTTAGTTCTTTTATGCGTTCTCATCTGATGATTAAAAATGCCTTCCCCATAGCGCTAGCCTTAGAAGTTTTACACACCTATTCACTTATCCATGACGATTTACCTTGTATGGATAATGCACCCTTACGCCGCTACCACCCTACTTTACATGTAAGCTATGGTGTAACAGTAGCAACTTTAGTAGGCGATGGGCTAAATACCTATGCCTTTGAACTCCTCTCTAGCGCGAGATTACCAAATGCATTAAAAGTCTCTTTAATTAGCACTCTAGCCCATTGTGGCGGGGTTTTTGGCATGGTGCTAGGTCAGGCTATAGATTGTTATTTTGAGCATAAACCCCTTCTAAGAGAACAACTAGAAATTCTACACACCCTAAAAACGGCTAAACTCATTGCCGCTAGTCTTAAAATGGGCGCGCTTATTGCTAAGAAATATGCCCGCACCCCTACTAATTTACCCACCACTCTTTTTAATTTTGGGCTTAAACTTGGGTTATTCTTTCAGGTACGCGATGACATCATTGATCGCACAAAAAGCCCTGAAGAATCGGGTAAAAGCACCCAACTAGATACTTTTAAAAATAACTATGTCAATTTATTAGGCCTTAAGGGGGCACAAGATTATCTTAAAACTTTACAAACAGAATTGAAAGCCACCCTTAATACTCTCCCACCCTTGTTAGCCTTGCATTTACAAACCCTTTTAGAGAGCTTAGCATGA